GGTTTTCCTGGGTCATCCAGGTAGAATTTTCGAGAAATTCCGGGGTGATGGTGGGCAGCGTTCCGATCATCGCCACATTCACGTTCTCCGATGTGGCCGCAGCACGCACGCGCCCTAGGCGCGATGTGATGCCCTGCTCCAGGCGTCGTAAAGCATCGCCTTTAACAGAGAGCGGCGGGTGGTTGAGCTCCACATTAAAGTTGCCGATCTCGGACTGGTACTCATCGTCCAAATGGGAAAGCACAGTGTGTCCTGCCAAAGCAGGCTGCATATGCTTATCGACGAGGTTGAGCTCCAACTCCAGCCCAATAGAACCTTGATCTTCAAAATCGGAATGCTGCAAATGCCGATCAAAAATCTCAAGGTCTTCCGTGAGCAACTGGCGATAACGCGTGCGTTGCTGCGGAGTGTATCTGTCAGTGCTTACTGATTCGCCCATAACTAGAGCAAACCATAAAAGATGGTGCTGGGTGTGGTTACTAGTCAGGAAATCGCAAAGCGATAAACCTGGGCTTCTAATTGAGTACGTGACCTGACTTTAGAAATATCCAGCTGGGACGGGGTTTTTATAATTCGACAAGAGCAGTACGCAGAGAGCTTAATACCTGCCCCAGCAGACTGCCTTAAACCACAAAAATGCGGCCACCCCTTAAAAGGGAGTAGCCGCATTCTTTCAAACTAAGATTTCTAAACCAAGAAAATCTCTTAGTCGTCTACCTTCATATGCCCTGGATTCCACAGTCCGGAACGTTGGATGGTTTCAAGGTTGATGTCAGCAACCTTAGGTGCATCGCCGTTGGAGTTGGTGCGCAGGGAGTAGCGTTCGATGGAACCCCAGTCGCGGCCCCAGTCGTTGCGGAGGTAGGAGGGGATTTCGTAGGCGTTGTTTACTGCTTCGGCAGTGCCCATGGATCCGCCGCCTGCCCAGTCTTGGAATGGGGAGAGGGTGGATTTTCCGCCGTGGTCTGGGGAGATTCGGTATTCAGGAATCTCGGTGACTCCGGCGTAGTGGTCGAAGGTGCGTTGGCATGGGAATTGCAGGCCAACTGCCCAGTCGAGGAGACCTGGGGCTTCGGATCCGATGACGTTGTTGAGCGAATCGAGGTTAGGTACTCGTGGTGGGGTGATGGCTACCCATTGGTCTTCGTCGAGGTTGACATCGGATGCGACGATGCGCACGGTGTTTGCTTCCTCTGGAAGTTGGTCGAGTGGGTAGCGGAGGTTACGCCAGGAAGGCTCGGGGCCGATGTCGTACATCATGGCTTCGCCGAGTTCTTCAACTGTGCCATCTTCGTTGAGGTGGCCGTATTCGAGCATGACGGATTGTCCGGATTGGTGGACGCCGTTGATGTCGTAGTGTTCGATGCGGCCAGCTGCCGATACCACGATGATGGGTGCCTCTTCGGTGGCTTCTGGGATTTCGTACCAGTCGGTGGTCAGGTGTGCTGGGTTTTGTGTGCCAGCTGACCAGGAACCTACGACTGGGACTTGGGTGTAGTCCAGGTTGAATGGCAGTCGGGCATTGGAGCCGTTGATGCCTTCGGAGCCTCGGACACCGCCGGTGTTACCGGTGGATTGTCCAGAAGATTCATCAGATCCGCCGGTTTCGGTGGAATCATCAGTGTTGGCGATTGCACCGACTTGAGAGAGGTTTGCTTGGTCCTGGCTGATGGAAGATGGGATTCCGGAGGCACTGAATCCGCGGATTTCATCGGATTCGAGCGATTCGCCCAGGCTGGAGTTGACTGGGGTGAGGAAGGAATCGTTGGAGTTAGTTTCCAACATCGCATCGGAGGCAAGACCGCAGGTTTCGCCCTTGAGTGCGCGGAGGTTGCCTAGCCCTACTGAGTAGGAAGGGTATTGATCAACAAACGCTTTGCCCATTGACGCGCAGGTGATGAAGACAACCAGGGCGGATACCACAGCGATGGGGGAGGCTTGGAGGCCTTTGAACTTGGAGGCGCGTTCACGCTTTGCAGCATCTTCGGCAGCAAGTTCACCCATGGAGTGGTGTGTTTCTGCTTGTGCGGTTTTTACGTCGCGGACAAACGATTGGATTACGCCGATGACCAGCACAATCACAGAGATCACCAGCACCACGGTGGATGCTTCAATGCCCTTGAGCTGGATGGTTTTATCCCACCATGGCACGGCGTAACTGGAGGTGTACCAGAATCCGTTAACGCCAGCGAGTGCCAGCGCTAGCAGGAAGAGGAATGCGCCGATAGAGAAGGTGCGCATGCGTGGTGATTTCACCGCAACGTATGACAGCCCAACAGCGGCCAGACCAGCAAGGGCGCCGGCAAGACCTGCGTAAACACCGAAGTGGTGGGTCCACTTGGTTGGGGTGAACATCATGAAGAAGATCGTGCCAAAAATAACCAGCATCAAACGCAGGGACGGTCCCTTGGCAGCGCCTGGGATGCGGCCGTAGCGCAGGATCGCGGTGACCACAATAGCCAGGCAGGCACCGAGGATCAGCACCGCAAAGCGGCGGGTAAAGGAACCATCAACAGTTTGCTCCATGACAGTTTGGTAGCGCACATACTCGTGGTACCAGGTCAGCGCTGGGCCCTTCGCGGAGCGCACGCTGATGGATTCCAGGACGGTTGATAGAGTCTGATCGCCAAAAACAGCGATGAGAATTGCGGTTCCGGCCGCCAGGAATGGTGACAGCATGGCTAGCGTTGCGCCAAAGATTTTGCTTGTCGACGCCCCCCTCGGCGCTCCCACTAGCGGCAAGCGCCTATAAAGAATGCGAATCAACGACGACAAACTGACTAGCAGTGCTGCAACTGCCATCAAGCCAGTTGGGCCCGATGCTAGTGAAATAGTCGCGATGATGACACCAACAGCAGCTGGCAACAACCTTGAGGTTGCAATCGCACGCTCGAAAGAAACCCATGCTAGAAGTGCACCCATGGCGATGATCGGTTCAGGTCGGGTGCCGTTGTTGTACGGCAACCAGAATGCCAGGAACACCATTGCTGCAGACCAGTGCGCAACGCGGCGTCCATCAACCAGTGGACCAAACCGTGGCATGACTTCGCGGGTGATCACAAACCACATGATCAAGCCGGCCAGCAGTGCAGGGAGTCGAAGCCAAATTGATGATGTAGAAACGTAGGCCATCAGACCTAGCAAGTCATAATAAGGAGCACCGAAAGGTGATTCAGGGACACCAAACCAGCGGTAGTAGTTGGCCATATAGTCCGCATTGTGGGAGACCCTAGCCATGTTCATGATGAAGCCATCATCAGAAGTATTGGCGCCAATGAAGTGCCAGAACACCAAAATGGCTACAACGACACCATCAAGTGGTTTGAACTTGTACCAGTTGGCAGGCAAGAAGCGGTGGGTTTTCCTGCCATCCAAAATATCCATGCGGTGCAGTGCCCACAGGGAGACCACCAAAGACGCCAGGCCGATGAACATGGCGGCGTACTTGATAAAGCTTGGCGAGGACGTGAATCGGGAGTTGATTTCAATATCAACCCCAAGGCCCGCTGACTCCAGGGCGGAAGCGGTGGAGGGGTCGTCGATAAGCTCGCTGTAAACGCCGGTGACCTGGGGCCGCTCGTCGCCTTCGGTCTCACCGGCAAATGAGGTGCCGGAGATTTCCGCGGTGGTGGTTTCCTCGGTGGAGGAAATCTCTAGGATGGCATCGCTTGGTAGGCGATCCACCTCAGTTGGTGAAAGATCTAAGAGCACCTCACCGCGAACAATCACATCAAGATTGCCGTCGATGGTGCGCACAAATAAACCACGGTTGGTGGCATCCGTGCTGTCGAGCGGCAGCGTGCCCATCACCAACGTCTGATTGTCATTGAGGCTATCCAACGCAGACACAGGGATGGAAGCATCCATCGACTGAGGTGCGTAAGAAATCAGTGGAGCATTAACACTGGACAGCTCACCATTCTGTGGCCATGACAGCGAAGACTGCACTTGGTTGACTGGTAAAAATGGCAGCAAAACAAACATCAAAAGGCCTAGCAGACCTGATGAAATAGCCAGTTTCTTTAACCAGCCCGGGGCAACCTGCGGGGGTTGGGCCCCTGAACCTTTTAGTTTTTTCGACTCAACTACATCTGACACGTTGATCGAGTCTACGTGATGGCCCTGTTTAGCACCGAGTTGGCGCTGCGGGTTATGGCTGTTTGGTGAGGAATTACTCATTGTGCGTCACCACCACGAAAGGTCCCACTTGCTTGGCCTCCCACGCTTGATCAAAGGAAGATGGGTTGAAGAACACGCCACGGAAACGCACATTCGGGTTGTTGGGATAAAGATCCTCAGCGATGTCATACTTCCAACCCGCATCAGGATCATCCACAGAACCGCGGAAAATAAAGACCTCAGGAGGTGTCCACGGTGATTCATTTAACGCATCGTTGAAGCTTTGTGGATCAGCCAACTCATCCCAGCTACTTACCGCAAGCTCCTCGATGAACGCATTACGATTACCAAACTCACCAAGCGGGTTAGCGTAGTGAGACGTAAAAGCCTGGAATCCGCGATAAGGGTAAAAACTCAAGAAATCCAGCTCATCTGTGAGCACGACAGTTTCTGAAGGTTCAAAACCCTGATCAAGCAAATGAGTATTGATCTCGTTGTAATAACGTGCAGATCCTGCCGGATAAAGATCAGCCCGCTCGCCATAACCATCAGTATCGGTGTACGCCAAATCGATCGGATGAGCATTCTTCTGTGGCAGATCCTGCGCGTAGTGCAAACCACCAAGCAGCATGGCAATAACAATGATGGTGGTGAGGTTTGCTGCAGTGCGTTCCTTAATCTGGGTGGGATAGAGCTGATAGACACTAACTAGGCGATAATCAGCAATTCCCAGCACACCTGCAGTAGCGAAAATAAGCACCAACACCGTATCCAAACGGAATCCCAGCAACGTGTTGCCAATCAACGTCACCGCCATGGACATTCCCATCCAGGCATAAAACACCGCGAGACCTACCCACAGCGCACGCACATCACTGTCATGGAAACGAACC
Above is a genomic segment from Corynebacterium suranareeae containing:
- a CDS encoding arabinosyltransferase domain-containing protein, which encodes MSNSSPNSHNPQRQLGAKQGHHVDSINVSDVVESKKLKGSGAQPPQVAPGWLKKLAISSGLLGLLMFVLLPFLPVNQVQSSLSWPQNGELSSVNAPLISYAPQSMDASIPVSALDSLNDNQTLVMGTLPLDSTDATNRGLFVRTIDGNLDVIVRGEVLLDLSPTEVDRLPSDAILEISSTEETTTAEISGTSFAGETEGDERPQVTGVYSELIDDPSTASALESAGLGVDIEINSRFTSSPSFIKYAAMFIGLASLVVSLWALHRMDILDGRKTHRFLPANWYKFKPLDGVVVAILVFWHFIGANTSDDGFIMNMARVSHNADYMANYYRWFGVPESPFGAPYYDLLGLMAYVSTSSIWLRLPALLAGLIMWFVITREVMPRFGPLVDGRRVAHWSAAMVFLAFWLPYNNGTRPEPIIAMGALLAWVSFERAIATSRLLPAAVGVIIATISLASGPTGLMAVAALLVSLSSLIRILYRRLPLVGAPRGASTSKIFGATLAMLSPFLAAGTAILIAVFGDQTLSTVLESISVRSAKGPALTWYHEYVRYQTVMEQTVDGSFTRRFAVLILGACLAIVVTAILRYGRIPGAAKGPSLRLMLVIFGTIFFMMFTPTKWTHHFGVYAGLAGALAGLAAVGLSYVAVKSPRMRTFSIGAFLFLLALALAGVNGFWYTSSYAVPWWDKTIQLKGIEASTVVLVISVIVLVIGVIQSFVRDVKTAQAETHHSMGELAAEDAAKRERASKFKGLQASPIAVVSALVVFITCASMGKAFVDQYPSYSVGLGNLRALKGETCGLASDAMLETNSNDSFLTPVNSSLGESLESDEIRGFSASGIPSSISQDQANLSQVGAIANTDDSTETGGSDESSGQSTGNTGGVRGSEGINGSNARLPFNLDYTQVPVVGSWSAGTQNPAHLTTDWYEIPEATEEAPIIVVSAAGRIEHYDINGVHQSGQSVMLEYGHLNEDGTVEELGEAMMYDIGPEPSWRNLRYPLDQLPEEANTVRIVASDVNLDEDQWVAITPPRVPNLDSLNNVIGSEAPGLLDWAVGLQFPCQRTFDHYAGVTEIPEYRISPDHGGKSTLSPFQDWAGGGSMGTAEAVNNAYEIPSYLRNDWGRDWGSIERYSLRTNSNGDAPKVADINLETIQRSGLWNPGHMKVDD